From the genome of Burkholderia cepacia ATCC 25416:
CGAGCCGAGACCCGACAGCAGGCCGCCGAGCGGATTCGTCGAGCCGGAACCCGACGACGTGCCGTTCTGCACGGTCGCCGTCGAGCCGCCGACGAGGCTCGTGATCAGGCCGGGGATCGGCGCCGCGCCGTTCGGGCCGTTCGGGTTGACGAGGCCGCCCGCGTTGGTCACGGTGTTGCCGACCGCCGTCACGAGTTGACCGACGTCGCCGACGAGCGGCTGGCTCGATGTGCCGCCAACTTGCTTGCCGGCCGAACTGATCGCGCCGCCGACCTGGCCGAGCAGGCCCGAGACGGGTTGGCCGAGGCCGGTCGTCGTGCCGACCTGTTGCGTGATCTGGCCCGCGGTGATCACGAGCGGCGTGATCGCCGAGCTGAGCGGCTGCGTCACTTGCTGCACGGCGCCCGACGACAGCGTCGAGCCGATCGTCGTGCCGGCAGCCGTCAGGCCATTGGCCACCGTGTCGAGCACGGTGCCGACCGGGGTCGTGACGGGCGCGAGCGGCGCGAGTTGCCCCGTGCCGAGCGCCTTGACCGTCGAGCTCAGGCCGGACACCGTGTTGCTCGTCGCGCCGACCACGTTGCCGAGGCCTGCGACGGTCGTGCCGACCGGATCCTTAGTCGTACCGATCTGTCCCAGCCCGTTGCTCACGGCATCGGCAGCTGCGCCGACGATCGTGCCCGTGCTGGAGAGCGTGCTGCCGACGCCCTTCGTCACACCGTCGCCGAGGCCGGGCACGGTGATGTTGCCGACCGTGCTGCCGAGGTCGGTGGCCGTCTGGCCAACCGTGCTGACGACGCCCTTGGTGCCGGTGGACGTGCCGCTGGTGCCGCTCGTGCTCGGTGTACCGCTCGTGCTGCTGGGGTTGTTGTTGCTGCTGGTCGGCGGCGAACTCACGCCGCCGCCGCCGCAGGCGGCCAGCAGGCAGGCTGCGGCGAAGGCCGTGAGGGGCACGCGCCACTGGTGCAGGGCGGCTGTCGTGAGAGAACGTTGCTGGGACATGATTGACTCCTCGCTGTCTTGTCGATTGATGGATGTTGGTTTACTTGCCGTGCGTGCCACCGAGCAGGCCGCCGATCAGCGACGTGACCGGTGCGAGCGGATTCGACGCCGAGCCCGAGTTCGTGACGGCGCCCGTGCCGCCGGTCAATGCCGGGGCGCCGACCGCGCTCGTTACCGTGGACACGACGTTCGTCACCGGGGCGAGCGGGCTGCTGCCGCCGGCGCCGCCTGTTGCGCTGCCGAGGGCGCCCGTCACGGTACCGAGCAGACCGGTGACCGGCGCGAGCGGGCCGCCGCTGCCACCTGTTGCGCCGCCGAGTGCACCCGTGACCGTCGAGACGAGACCGGTGACCGGGGCGAGCGGGCCACCGCTGCCACCTGTTGCGCCGCCGAGCGCGCCCGTGACCGTCGAGACGAGACCCGTGACCGGAGCGAGCGGGCCGCCGCTGCCGCCTGCTGCGCC
Proteins encoded in this window:
- a CDS encoding collagen-like triple helix repeat-containing protein, giving the protein MSQQRSLTTAALHQWRVPLTAFAAACLLAACGGGGVSSPPTSSNNNPSSTSGTPSTSGTSGTSTGTKGVVSTVGQTATDLGSTVGNITVPGLGDGVTKGVGSTLSSTGTIVGAAADAVSNGLGQIGTTKDPVGTTVAGLGNVVGATSNTVSGLSSTVKALGTGQLAPLAPVTTPVGTVLDTVANGLTAAGTTIGSTLSSGAVQQVTQPLSSAITPLVITAGQITQQVGTTTGLGQPVSGLLGQVGGAISSAGKQVGGTSSQPLVGDVGQLVTAVGNTVTNAGGLVNPNGPNGAAPIPGLITSLVGGSTATVQNGTSSGSGSTNPLGGLLSGLGSTPLGSLTGALGGATGGSGSSPLAPVTGLVSTVTGALSGAAGGSGGPLAPVTNLVSTVTGTLGGAAGGAGSANPLAPVTGLLNTVTGAVGGAAGSGGASPLAPVTSLVGSVTGTATSGGGSTGLLAPVTGLLGTLGSVGK